The sequence GTACGAATCAAAGCATCTTATAACTTGCTTTATTACTAACTGAGCAACTTTAGAAGGTAAAGCTTTGTAGTCTTTTCCAGCTTTTAATTTGTGGTCTAGCTGATTGTAACTAGGAACAGGCTGATTACTGAAGAAAGCCTGACGACAAATATAAACAGCACTATTAAAAAGATTTTTAGAAGCGAAAGAAGCTTCATCAATTTCCTTAAATTTTCTATGCGTCTTTTTAATTAGATGTTTTTGAACTTGTCTCATTCTCACTCAAACATTTGACTATGCACTCCGTTTTTCTTTTTCGCATTCTTAATCCGTATATTCGAGCGCAAAAAGAAGTAATAATGCTTATCAAGTCTTGCCTTATATCTTCTGTTTCTTCTTCGCAAAGATTTACTACTTCTATGAACTTTCCTTGTTTATTGAGTAAAGTTTCTAAGTAATTAAATCCTACTCTTGTTAATCTATCTTTATGTTCAACAACAATTAAATGATAGTCATCTTGGTTTAATAATTTCGATAACTTCCTGCGTTTGTCGTTGACACCACTTCCTATCTCCTTTACTACCTTGTTGACTTGATATCCTTTTGCTTCACAATAATGGACGAGTCTTTTTGCCTGAGATTCTAGATTATCTTTATTTTCAGCGCTAGAGACCCGAGCATAGATGACAACTCCTTTAGTTGGAGAAGGGGAGTTTTCTAGGATTATTGTCCCAGTTGACAACTGATAGCCTTGCAACTCTCCTCTTTTCCACATTCGGTGAGCAGTTCGATAACTTATCCCTTTTTCTTTTGCATATGTTGAAAGTTTCATCTGTCTATTATAGACTATGAATGTCTATATTTGCAACGAAGTTAAATCATACCAAGAATTTCAGCTTTAGTGTTGGCAAAATCAAAAAACCGTGTTAGATTGATGCAAGGTTGTTAATCAAATAACCGTTTAGGGAGAAAGGAGGTGATGCCCATGATTGAAAGTAGTAAACGCATGGGTCACCTGATTGGAGTATGCCGGCTGTGTGCCGGGGCTGTTCTCTAATAGTCAGTTCCCTCCTCCCTTGAGAGGAGAAATTGGCTGTACGAGTTCCTCTCGGCAGTCAGGTTTCAATCAGATGTGACCCGCTACACCGCTCTTGCCACTGAGTGTTCATTCACTCCCCAGCAAGAGCGGATAGTTTTTTAAAAGTCATTAGTCATTAGTCATTAGTCATTAGTCATTTGTTCGTTGTTCATGGTTATTTGGTAACTGGTGACTGATAACTAATTACTCGTATCCCTCAACGATTAAGAAACGCTATAAATGATCGGAATTTGGATTTTAGGAACACAACTTTCTTTGGAAAACGCTGCACTCAAAAGTTGTGAAACAGAAAAACAAAAGACTCCGATCATTATGATTGAGTCTCAGGAATACGCAGCCCAACGACGATATCATCAACAAAAATTAGTTCTGGTATGGTCAGCAATGCGCCATTTTGCAGCAACGCTACAAGCTGAGGGGTGGAATATTACCTACGAGATCGCGACAGACTTTATCACTCCCCTTCAAACTTGGATCGAAACCCATCAAATTACAGAGTTGCGCGTAATGAATCCCAACGATCGCGCATTTTCTGCTTTCATCCAACAGTTAGAGTTAGGGTGTGAAATTTCTATCCTTCCAGATAACCATTTTCTATGGTCAACCGCAGATTTTCAAGATTGGGCGAACAACCGTAAACGCATCTTGATGGAAGACTTCTATCGAGAAGGGCGCAAGCGGTTTCAGGTTTTAGTGGAAGGGAAAAAGCCTGTTGGCGGAAGTTGGAATTTTGATCAAGACAATCGTAAACCCCCGAAAAAGAATTTAGCACCGCCTGATCCACTGAGTTTCCCTCCTGATGCGATGACGCAAGCAGTGATAGAAGAAGTGAAAGCCCTCTCTTTCCCGACTTATGGCGAAATTGATCACTTTAATTGGGGAGTCACACGAGAAGACGCACAACAAGTTTTAGCGAATTTTATTGAAAGAGACTTACCTAATTTTGGCACGTATCAAGATGCAATGATAACGGGAGAGAAGACAATGTGGCATTCTTTGCTCTCTCCTTATCTTAATTTAGGCTTACTCCACCCTTGGGAAGTTATTTCTGCGGTAGAAAACGCCTACTATGAGCATAATCTCCCTCTGAATAGTGTCGAAGGCTTAATTCGGCAAATTTTAGGCTGGCGAGAATTTTTACACGGGATTTATCACTGGGTTGCTGAAGACTATGGACAAGGAAATTGGTTTAATCATAACCAACCCTTACCTGAGTTTTTCTGGGATAGCAGTCAAACGGATCTGACTTGCTTAAAAGAAGTATTGCAGCAAGTGGAAACGACGGGATATGCTCATCATATTCAACGCTTGATGGTATTAAGCAATTTTGCCCTGATTGTCGGCGTTTCTCCTCAGAGTCTAAAAGAGTGGTTTCATTCTGCGTTTATTGATGCCTATGATTGGGTAATGGAAACCAATGTCATAGGTATGGGACAATTTGCTGATGGTGGGGTCTTCGCTTCTAAACCCTATGCTTCTTCTGCGAATTATGTTAACAAGATGAGCGATTACTGTGAGCATTGCTGTTATAATCCTCGGCAGCGATCGCGCGATTCTGCTTGTCCGTTTAATTTTTTCTATTGGGATTTTATAGAACGACAGCGTGATCAACTGCAATCTTTAGGGCGGATGAATTTAGTTTTGGCGAATTTACGGAAAATTGATCCTGAGGAGTTGGCGCAAATGCAGGCTTTAGCAGAGGCTTGGCGAGAAAAACATCGGCTTTAATGTCAAAGCAGAGGTTAAGGGAGAGGAAAGTTTGCAATTCTTATCTTAAACGTTTGTTTTCCACCACACATTCCCCAGTTTTTCCACAGCTTTTTCCCGAGTTTTCCACAGGTTATCCTAAGTTTTCCACAGATGCTAACGGCAGAATCAAAGCTAGAGGCGACTTAAGATTCCCTTGGGGATTGAGGGACTTGATTGGGTACACACTGAGTTTATGTAAAGCTCTGTAAATAAAAAGAGGCTGAACATCGCTTAATGTCGTTAAAGTTTAGGGATGATCCATGAAAATGTTACATTTCTCAGCATTGACAATCTGCCCCCCTTTTAGACGACAATAGAGCGACTAGGCAAAACAACCAAGCCTGATTTTTCCCAAGGGAAGAGATCAGAATTGGGATGGGTGCTCTGTGGGCTAACTGTCAGCGCAAACGCGTTCCGTTTTGGAAGGCGTAATCTGCGACTTTAAAATTAGCTCACCAACCCGTCACCGCTAAGGAACAGCCCATGATGATTGGAGGGTCAAGTCGCTGTGAAAACGAACGTTAACCTTTCGACAGAGATTCCGCAAGAATTGCATGAGTCTTTACAACGCTATCTGGATGAACATCCGACTTGGGATCAAGACCGAGTGTTAGCTGCTGCGTTATCCCTGTTTTTACTACAAAATAGCCAAAATAAAATTAAGCAGAGTTCGCAAACGTATCGCAGTTGCGCTCAGGTTTATTTAGAAACCCTATTTCAGTAGAATAGTGCTGTGATGTATTTTGAGGGGACAATGATAGATACTTTAATTGTGGGAGCAGGGATTAGTGGTTTAAGTGCTGCGTATCGACTCGATGAGAAGCAGCGCCAAGTGCTGGTTGCAGAAAAGCGCGATCGCGCTGGGGGAAATATCACCAGCCAACAAAGTGGCGATTTCCTCTGGGAAGAAGGACCGAACAGTTTTTCTCCCACACCAGAACTCCTAAAACTAGCGGTTGATGCGGGCTTAAGAAATGAGTTAATCTTTGCTGATCGCGGACTTCCCCGTTATGTTTATTGGGAGGGGAAACTGCGCCCTGTTCCTATGAGTCCCCCCACAGCCGTGACATCCCAGTTGCTGAGTCCAATCGGGAAACTACGGGCGTTAACGGGTGCATTAGGCTTTATTCCCCCGCAAGTGTCGAGTCAGGAAGAAACGGTTGCGGACTTTTTTACCCGTCATCTCGGTTCAGAAGTAGCCCAACGGTTAGTGAGTCCGTTTGTGTCTGGGGTTTATGCAGGGGATGTGGATCAACTCAGTGCGGAAGCTGCATTTGGACGAGTTACCCAACTGGCGGATGTGGGCGGTGGACTGGTCGCAGGTGCGATTTTATGTCGTCGTCAAAAGCCAAAGTCAACCCCAAAAACGGCTAAACCGTCTGATATTCCAGAAACAAAGTCTGGACAGTTAGGTTCATTTAAGGAAGGATTACAACAATTACCCAGCGCGATCGTTTCTCAACTGGGAGACAAAGTAAAGTTTCAATGGGAACTGAAAAATATCTCCCCTCATCCAGAATCGGGTTACGTCGCGACATTTTCCACACCAGAGGGAGAACAAACAGTCGAAGCCAAAACCGTTATCCTCACCACTCCCGCCTACGTTACCGCCTCTCTGGTCAAAGATTTATCACCTCAAGCCAGTCAAGCCTTAAACGAAATTTCCTATCCCCCCGTAGCTTGTGTGGTCTTAGCCTATCCCGATGAAGCCCTCCGTTTTCCCCTCAAAGGATTTGGTAATCTTAACCCTCGCAGTCAAGGAATCCGCACTCTTGGTACAATTTGGAGTTCAACACTCTTTCCAGGACGCACGCCGAAAGGTTGGCATCTCTTAACCAATTTTATTGGCGGTGCAACTGATCCCGCAATTGCTGAACTCAGTGAAGATCAAATTATTGAACAAGTCCATCAAGACTTACAACAAGCGGTGATTAAATCGGGAAGTATCCCGAAACCCTTAGCCGTTCATTTGTGGTCAAAAGCGATTCCGCAATACAATCTCGGACATCTGAAACGGTTAGAAACCATCCGCAATCACTTAAAACCCTTCTCTGGACTCTTTTTATCGAGTAACTATCTCGATGGCGTTGCGTTGGGTGATTGTGTGCGCCGAGGGGAAGAGAGTAGTCAAGCCGTGTTAGATTATTTGGGTTAAGGCACGCTTAGAAAAAGAATGTCAGAGATCAAGTTAATCGTTGGCTTAGGGAATCCTGGAGAAAAATACGACA comes from Halothece sp. PCC 7418 and encodes:
- a CDS encoding IS607 family transposase — encoded protein: MKLSTYAKEKGISYRTAHRMWKRGELQGYQLSTGTIILENSPSPTKGVVIYARVSSAENKDNLESQAKRLVHYCEAKGYQVNKVVKEIGSGVNDKRRKLSKLLNQDDYHLIVVEHKDRLTRVGFNYLETLLNKQGKFIEVVNLCEEETEDIRQDLISIITSFCARIYGLRMRKRKTECIVKCLSENETSSKTSN
- a CDS encoding cryptochrome/photolyase family protein, which gives rise to MIGIWILGTQLSLENAALKSCETEKQKTPIIMIESQEYAAQRRYHQQKLVLVWSAMRHFAATLQAEGWNITYEIATDFITPLQTWIETHQITELRVMNPNDRAFSAFIQQLELGCEISILPDNHFLWSTADFQDWANNRKRILMEDFYREGRKRFQVLVEGKKPVGGSWNFDQDNRKPPKKNLAPPDPLSFPPDAMTQAVIEEVKALSFPTYGEIDHFNWGVTREDAQQVLANFIERDLPNFGTYQDAMITGEKTMWHSLLSPYLNLGLLHPWEVISAVENAYYEHNLPLNSVEGLIRQILGWREFLHGIYHWVAEDYGQGNWFNHNQPLPEFFWDSSQTDLTCLKEVLQQVETTGYAHHIQRLMVLSNFALIVGVSPQSLKEWFHSAFIDAYDWVMETNVIGMGQFADGGVFASKPYASSANYVNKMSDYCEHCCYNPRQRSRDSACPFNFFYWDFIERQRDQLQSLGRMNLVLANLRKIDPEELAQMQALAEAWREKHRL
- a CDS encoding DUF2811 domain-containing protein: MKTNVNLSTEIPQELHESLQRYLDEHPTWDQDRVLAAALSLFLLQNSQNKIKQSSQTYRSCAQVYLETLFQ
- the hemG gene encoding protoporphyrinogen oxidase translates to MIDTLIVGAGISGLSAAYRLDEKQRQVLVAEKRDRAGGNITSQQSGDFLWEEGPNSFSPTPELLKLAVDAGLRNELIFADRGLPRYVYWEGKLRPVPMSPPTAVTSQLLSPIGKLRALTGALGFIPPQVSSQEETVADFFTRHLGSEVAQRLVSPFVSGVYAGDVDQLSAEAAFGRVTQLADVGGGLVAGAILCRRQKPKSTPKTAKPSDIPETKSGQLGSFKEGLQQLPSAIVSQLGDKVKFQWELKNISPHPESGYVATFSTPEGEQTVEAKTVILTTPAYVTASLVKDLSPQASQALNEISYPPVACVVLAYPDEALRFPLKGFGNLNPRSQGIRTLGTIWSSTLFPGRTPKGWHLLTNFIGGATDPAIAELSEDQIIEQVHQDLQQAVIKSGSIPKPLAVHLWSKAIPQYNLGHLKRLETIRNHLKPFSGLFLSSNYLDGVALGDCVRRGEESSQAVLDYLG